A portion of the Acidihalobacter yilgarnensis genome contains these proteins:
- a CDS encoding ABC transporter ATP-binding protein — translation MSTAIVEAPLLEARGLSKFFDGGRSGLLGQTRRRVIAVDGVWLQVYPGETLGLVGESGCGKSTLGRCLVRLQEPSEGELWFEGNKISHQSMRELRPLRPRLQMVFQDPSTSLNPRRRIGDLIAEPLRVHTRQSRAEITERVGELLQVVGLQPEHFHRFPHEFSGGQRQRIGIARALALNPRLVVADEPVSALDVSIQAQIVNLFADLQEQFGLTYVFIAHDLSVVRQVSTRTAVMYLGAIAEIGPTKAVYREPAHPYTQALISAVPVPELDSERRKRRILLKGDLPSPMNPPSGCRFQTRCPQAQALCRQERPQLKAFGDGRSVACHFPLV, via the coding sequence ATGAGCACTGCCATCGTAGAGGCGCCGCTGCTCGAGGCGCGGGGGCTGAGTAAGTTTTTCGACGGTGGACGCAGCGGGCTGCTAGGGCAAACTCGGCGGCGCGTGATAGCAGTCGACGGTGTTTGGCTGCAAGTCTATCCGGGCGAGACGCTCGGCCTGGTCGGTGAGTCTGGGTGCGGCAAATCGACGCTTGGGCGTTGCTTGGTGCGTCTGCAAGAGCCCAGCGAAGGCGAATTGTGGTTCGAGGGCAATAAAATCTCGCACCAAAGCATGCGTGAGCTGCGGCCGCTGCGCCCGCGCCTACAGATGGTGTTCCAGGATCCTTCCACCTCGTTGAATCCGCGCCGGCGAATCGGCGACCTGATCGCCGAACCATTGCGTGTGCACACTAGGCAGAGCCGCGCGGAAATCACCGAACGAGTGGGAGAGTTGTTGCAGGTGGTCGGCCTTCAACCGGAGCACTTCCATCGTTTCCCGCATGAGTTTTCCGGCGGCCAGCGCCAGCGTATCGGCATTGCTCGTGCCCTCGCGCTCAATCCGCGCCTGGTGGTGGCCGACGAACCGGTATCGGCACTGGATGTTTCGATCCAGGCCCAGATCGTCAACCTTTTCGCAGACCTGCAGGAGCAGTTCGGCCTGACCTACGTCTTCATTGCCCACGATCTCAGCGTGGTACGCCAAGTCTCAACGCGCACCGCCGTCATGTACCTCGGCGCTATCGCCGAGATCGGACCGACCAAGGCGGTGTATCGCGAACCGGCCCATCCCTACACGCAAGCACTGATTTCGGCCGTCCCGGTACCCGAACTGGACAGCGAGCGCCGTAAACGACGCATCCTGCTCAAGGGCGATCTGCCGAGCCCGATGAACCCGCCTTCGGGGTGCCGGTTCCAGACACGATGTCCACAGGCGCAAGCGTTGTGTCGGCAGGAGAGGCCACAGTTGAAAGCTTTCGGAGACGGGAGATCGGTAGCGTGCCATTTTCCGTTAGTGTAG
- a CDS encoding ABC transporter ATP-binding protein, producing the protein MTIEAAEPLLDVRDLRVSFRTEDGLIRPVDGVSFQVGAHEIVGIVGESGSGKSLSVMSIVGLISDPNVVIEGSVRYKGRELIGLSQSALRPLRGSEIAVIFQDPMTALTPVYTVGWQIVEQVRAHEKLSRRTARRRAVELLDAVGIPQPYTAVDRYPHQLSGGMRQRAMIAMALSCQPALLIADEPTTALDVTVQAQILELIHRLKDEFGSSVILITHDMGVVAETADRVLVMYAGRVAEYGTTRELFSEPLHPYTWGLYDSIPPLEGRRPTRLSSISGSPPALSERPDGCAFAPRCAYRFETCDQLPPLSGTREHLAACFLPPGRRRAVDRHPDQEAST; encoded by the coding sequence GTGACGATTGAAGCCGCCGAGCCGTTGCTGGACGTACGCGACCTGCGTGTGTCCTTTCGCACCGAAGATGGGCTGATCCGCCCCGTCGACGGTGTTTCTTTCCAGGTTGGTGCCCACGAGATCGTCGGCATAGTCGGCGAGTCTGGCTCTGGCAAGTCACTGTCGGTGATGAGCATCGTGGGGCTGATCAGCGATCCCAACGTGGTGATCGAGGGCTCTGTACGCTACAAGGGCCGCGAGCTGATCGGTCTGTCTCAGTCGGCATTGCGTCCGCTGCGCGGCAGCGAGATCGCGGTCATCTTCCAGGATCCGATGACGGCGCTGACGCCGGTCTACACAGTCGGTTGGCAGATCGTCGAACAGGTGCGCGCGCACGAGAAGCTCTCGCGCCGGACGGCACGCCGGCGTGCCGTCGAACTGCTGGATGCGGTCGGCATCCCCCAGCCCTATACGGCGGTGGACCGCTATCCGCACCAGCTCTCCGGCGGCATGCGCCAGCGCGCCATGATTGCCATGGCGCTGTCCTGCCAGCCCGCCCTGCTGATCGCCGACGAACCGACTACCGCGCTGGACGTGACGGTGCAGGCGCAAATATTGGAACTCATTCACCGACTCAAGGACGAGTTCGGCTCCTCCGTGATTCTCATCACCCACGACATGGGCGTGGTCGCCGAGACGGCTGACCGGGTGCTTGTCATGTACGCCGGCCGCGTCGCCGAATACGGCACTACGCGCGAGCTGTTCAGCGAGCCGCTCCACCCTTACACATGGGGGCTGTACGACTCAATCCCACCGCTGGAAGGTCGCCGACCGACGCGCCTGTCATCTATCTCCGGCAGTCCTCCTGCGTTGAGCGAAAGACCTGATGGCTGCGCATTCGCGCCGCGCTGCGCCTACCGTTTCGAGACCTGCGACCAGCTGCCACCGCTGAGTGGCACGCGCGAACATTTGGCCGCCTGTTTCTTGCCGCCCGGCCGGCGCCGTGCTGTTGATCGGCATCCAGATCAGGAGGCTTCCACATGA
- a CDS encoding ABC transporter permease yields MLGIVLGRLGHMFFVMLGISIIVFLIFFATPGSDPAARIAGRNASPETLIAVRTSFGLDKPLPVQYAILMKKLFVTRDLTSFVNRGQEVIPEVLQAAPVTLSLVTGAAVIWMVLGVGIGLLSAATRGSVLDRVLMALGLIGISMPVYWVGEILNLLSQSRLHDTVLFSWVPALGYHSFASNPLTWFQGLVIPWVTLAVMYIGLYGRVLRANLIEAMQEDYIRTARAKGLSETRILLHHALRTSLITLVTLFGLDFGALVGGAAVLTEVVFGLPGIGKLTYDALQNLDLPVIMATVIYGSFFVVMANAAVDLLYVVLDPRVRRDD; encoded by the coding sequence ATGCTGGGAATCGTTCTGGGCAGGCTCGGCCACATGTTCTTTGTGATGCTGGGCATCAGCATCATCGTATTCCTGATTTTTTTCGCTACTCCGGGCTCCGATCCAGCTGCGCGCATCGCTGGGCGCAACGCCTCGCCAGAAACCCTGATCGCCGTCAGGACGAGTTTCGGCCTGGACAAGCCACTACCCGTGCAATACGCGATCTTGATGAAGAAATTGTTCGTCACTCGCGATCTGACCTCCTTCGTCAACCGGGGCCAGGAGGTGATCCCAGAAGTGCTGCAGGCTGCACCGGTCACGCTTTCGCTTGTCACCGGCGCGGCGGTGATATGGATGGTGCTCGGCGTGGGCATCGGTCTGCTCTCGGCCGCCACCCGCGGTAGTGTGCTCGACCGCGTATTGATGGCCTTGGGGTTGATCGGCATTTCGATGCCGGTGTACTGGGTGGGCGAGATCTTGAACCTGCTCTCACAGAGCCGCCTGCACGACACGGTGCTGTTCTCCTGGGTGCCAGCACTTGGCTACCACTCCTTCGCCAGCAACCCACTGACCTGGTTCCAAGGACTCGTCATTCCGTGGGTCACCCTGGCCGTGATGTACATTGGACTCTACGGTCGCGTACTGCGGGCGAATCTAATTGAGGCCATGCAGGAGGACTACATCCGCACGGCTCGCGCCAAGGGCCTGAGCGAGACACGCATCCTGCTGCACCACGCGCTGCGCACCTCGCTGATCACCCTGGTCACATTGTTCGGGCTGGATTTCGGTGCGCTGGTCGGCGGCGCGGCCGTGCTGACCGAAGTCGTGTTCGGGCTACCGGGGATTGGTAAGCTGACCTACGACGCATTGCAGAATCTCGATCTGCCCGTGATCATGGCCACCGTGATCTACGGCTCGTTCTTCGTGGTGATGGCTAATGCCGCAGTCGACCTGCTCTACGTGGTGCTGGACCCGAGGGTGCGACGTGACGATTGA
- a CDS encoding ABC transporter permease, whose amino-acid sequence MGEDKFYGDGGVPAARPRRMSRGPWATAWRKLRRDRAAMMAIALLAIIVVLCLSAPLYATYVAKSNPFQSNLSGSFILDGKMVAVMQPSTTGLGLGVTPLGPTWQLGPYMLGADDQGRDVAARLLYGGLNSLLIGTMSTLICLFLAALLGTFSGFFGGVVDTVVSRLLDVLWAFPIFFLAISLSIVLINKSISFGPITINSGSLWLPILIVGIVYVPYVARPIRGQVLSLKQSEFVLASIGLGVPAHRILLRDILPNVSTTIIVFVPLMMALCILTESALSFLSIGVQPPAASWGTIIQDGQNLLYTRPLVAVAPGVAIALTVLALNVLGDGVRDALDPRSKVRIRVG is encoded by the coding sequence ATGGGTGAGGACAAGTTCTACGGGGACGGCGGCGTCCCCGCAGCCCGCCCGCGGCGCATGAGCCGCGGGCCGTGGGCAACGGCGTGGCGCAAGCTGCGCCGCGACCGCGCCGCGATGATGGCGATTGCGTTGCTCGCCATCATCGTCGTCCTATGTTTGTCTGCACCGCTGTATGCCACCTACGTCGCCAAGAGCAATCCGTTCCAGTCCAACCTGAGTGGCAGTTTCATACTCGATGGCAAGATGGTGGCGGTAATGCAGCCATCGACCACAGGCCTCGGTCTGGGCGTCACGCCGCTCGGCCCGACTTGGCAGTTGGGCCCATATATGCTGGGTGCCGATGACCAGGGTCGCGACGTCGCCGCCAGGCTGCTTTACGGCGGGCTCAACTCGTTGCTGATCGGCACCATGTCGACCCTGATCTGCCTGTTTCTGGCCGCGCTGCTGGGCACTTTTTCAGGTTTTTTCGGCGGCGTGGTCGACACCGTCGTCTCCCGTCTGCTCGATGTGTTGTGGGCTTTTCCGATCTTCTTTCTGGCGATTTCTCTGTCCATCGTGCTGATCAACAAAAGCATCAGTTTCGGCCCGATCACGATCAATTCTGGCAGTCTGTGGCTGCCGATACTCATCGTTGGCATCGTCTACGTGCCTTATGTCGCACGGCCGATCCGTGGCCAAGTGCTGTCACTCAAGCAGAGCGAGTTTGTCCTCGCCTCCATCGGTTTGGGTGTGCCCGCGCACCGCATTCTGCTGCGTGACATCCTGCCCAACGTCAGCACCACGATTATCGTCTTCGTGCCGTTGATGATGGCGTTGTGCATCCTCACCGAATCGGCGCTGTCCTTCCTGTCCATCGGCGTGCAGCCGCCTGCGGCCAGTTGGGGCACCATCATCCAGGACGGGCAGAACCTGCTGTATACACGCCCGCTGGTGGCGGTCGCGCCGGGTGTGGCCATCGCGCTGACCGTGCTGGCGCTCAACGTCCTGGGCGACGGCGTACGCGACGCGCTCGATCCGCGTTCCAAAGTACGCATCCGGGTGGGCTGA
- a CDS encoding ABC transporter substrate-binding protein: protein MRNIIKLNKRFMTALVRGSAITLLFVSSVTHASEFWTPALMEKHKGGTLQLVARSAAGTIDPQINYTSEFWQIYQFVYDGLVAFKKGPGNAGSELVPDLAVALPMAKSSGKTYVFKLRKGIKFSNGQPVTVSDVVASFQRIFKVSSPTSGTFYNNIVGADKCLKTPATCTLAGGVVADATAGTITFHLTQPDSEFFDKLALPHAAILPASTPDKDAGTTPIPGTGPYMIANYNPNTEMKIVRNPYFKQWSVDAQPIGYVDAMVYHFGLTDEAEVTEVENGQADWMFDQPPTDRLGEIGTRYAKQVHVSPLEAIWYAPMNTRLAPFNNVKARQALSYAINRKAVVNLFGGPRLGEPSCQILPPGFPGYEPYCPYTKNPGATWSAPNMAKAKQLVQESGTAGEKVTLIVEDTAVSRAIGTYLQSVLNELGYQASVKAISPNIEFTYIQNTKNKVQISLTQWYQDYPAASDFLNVLFSCDAFHPGSDSSVNISGFCDPKIDVQMQHAMKVAITDLATANKLWAKIDKQVTEQAPAAILFNPKHIDFVSSRVGNYMYSSQRHWVMSQAWVK from the coding sequence GTGCGAAACATCATTAAATTGAACAAGCGTTTCATGACCGCCCTGGTTCGCGGTTCGGCAATAACCCTGTTGTTCGTTTCCTCGGTTACGCACGCGTCGGAGTTCTGGACGCCTGCTCTAATGGAAAAACATAAGGGCGGCACCTTGCAGCTGGTGGCGCGATCAGCGGCAGGAACGATCGATCCGCAGATCAATTACACATCCGAGTTTTGGCAGATCTACCAGTTCGTCTACGATGGCTTGGTCGCGTTCAAGAAGGGTCCTGGAAACGCCGGCTCTGAGCTTGTGCCCGATCTGGCCGTAGCTCTGCCCATGGCCAAGAGCAGCGGTAAGACCTACGTTTTCAAACTGCGCAAGGGGATCAAATTCTCCAACGGTCAGCCGGTCACGGTCAGCGACGTGGTGGCCTCGTTCCAACGTATTTTTAAGGTGTCTAGCCCGACTTCGGGAACGTTCTACAACAATATCGTCGGCGCGGATAAGTGCCTGAAGACGCCTGCCACCTGTACCCTCGCTGGCGGCGTTGTCGCCGACGCCACGGCAGGGACCATCACCTTCCATCTGACCCAGCCGGATTCAGAGTTCTTCGACAAATTGGCGCTGCCGCATGCCGCTATTTTGCCGGCGTCGACGCCTGACAAGGATGCCGGTACCACGCCGATTCCGGGTACCGGGCCGTATATGATCGCTAACTACAACCCAAACACGGAAATGAAGATTGTGCGCAACCCTTACTTCAAGCAGTGGAGTGTGGATGCGCAGCCGATCGGTTATGTGGACGCGATGGTCTACCACTTTGGTCTGACCGACGAGGCGGAAGTCACCGAGGTGGAAAACGGTCAGGCTGATTGGATGTTCGACCAGCCGCCGACCGATCGCCTGGGTGAAATTGGCACCCGCTATGCGAAACAGGTGCATGTGAGTCCGCTGGAGGCGATTTGGTATGCGCCCATGAACACGCGCCTCGCGCCGTTCAACAACGTGAAAGCCAGACAGGCGCTTAGCTACGCGATCAATCGGAAAGCGGTAGTCAACCTGTTCGGTGGCCCGCGTCTGGGCGAGCCATCTTGCCAGATTCTGCCCCCCGGTTTCCCTGGCTATGAGCCCTATTGCCCCTACACCAAGAATCCAGGCGCGACGTGGAGCGCGCCGAATATGGCTAAAGCCAAGCAGCTGGTGCAGGAGTCCGGCACAGCGGGCGAGAAGGTTACGTTGATCGTCGAGGATACCGCTGTCTCGCGTGCCATCGGCACCTACTTACAGAGCGTGCTAAACGAACTCGGCTACCAGGCCAGCGTGAAGGCGATTTCGCCGAACATCGAGTTCACCTATATCCAGAACACCAAGAACAAGGTGCAGATTAGTCTGACTCAGTGGTACCAAGACTATCCCGCGGCTTCGGACTTCCTCAACGTGTTGTTCTCCTGCGATGCTTTCCATCCGGGTTCGGATTCGTCGGTCAACATCTCGGGCTTCTGCGATCCCAAGATCGATGTGCAGATGCAGCATGCCATGAAGGTGGCCATCACCGATTTGGCAACGGCGAATAAGCTGTGGGCGAAGATCGATAAACAAGTTACGGAACAAGCACCAGCCGCGATTCTGTTCAATCCCAAGCACATCGACTTTGTTTCCTCGCGCGTCGGTAACTATATGTATAGCAGCCAACGCCATTGGGTCATGTCGCAGGCTTGGGTGAAATAG
- a CDS encoding tyrosine-type recombinase/integrase, which produces MGKLTVKQIENAKPGAKDVYLRDGDGLELRLYPSGICAWQFRYRAGEQRRVMALGRYEHNTLKEARTAAQAARKLLDQGIDPIEEQKRQQETREAERKARESRRTFGQALNRWAELELAGTKDGGSERMRAMRKDVLPILGDRDLESVCRGDLVDILDGITARGARILANRVLGDLKQFLGWCETRDWIESNPMRSVIKERIGGRETERDRILSPDEMVELRDKLPVANFEQQTIAAIWIMLSTLCRVGELIQARWEDIDLEGGTWRIPAGNSKNAKEHIVYLSTYSRYWFTVLHARTNWSGWCLPSSLKDNAHVCSKSITKQLRDRMRDVAMSNRTKATGALILSSGPWTAHDLRRTGATLMGELGVLSEIIERCLNHVEPSKIKRTYQRHEYTAEKRDAWRRLGDYLDELLNGNARKVVSIAEAK; this is translated from the coding sequence ATGGGCAAACTGACGGTCAAGCAAATCGAGAACGCTAAGCCTGGCGCCAAGGACGTCTACCTGCGCGACGGCGACGGGCTGGAGCTGCGCCTCTACCCGAGCGGCATCTGTGCGTGGCAGTTCCGGTACCGCGCCGGCGAGCAACGCCGCGTCATGGCACTGGGGCGCTACGAACACAATACGCTCAAGGAGGCCCGCACCGCGGCGCAGGCGGCACGTAAGCTGCTTGACCAAGGCATCGACCCCATCGAAGAACAGAAGCGTCAACAGGAAACCAGGGAGGCCGAGCGCAAGGCTCGTGAGAGCCGCCGCACATTCGGGCAGGCCTTGAACCGCTGGGCCGAGCTGGAACTTGCGGGAACCAAGGATGGGGGTTCCGAACGCATGCGCGCCATGCGCAAGGACGTACTGCCCATCCTGGGTGATCGCGACCTCGAAAGCGTCTGCCGTGGCGATCTGGTGGACATACTCGACGGCATCACCGCCCGAGGCGCCCGCATCCTTGCAAACAGAGTGCTAGGCGACCTTAAGCAGTTCCTGGGTTGGTGCGAAACCCGCGATTGGATCGAGTCCAATCCCATGCGCAGCGTGATCAAGGAACGAATCGGCGGCCGGGAAACAGAGCGCGACCGCATCCTGAGCCCTGATGAGATGGTAGAGCTTCGTGACAAGCTGCCGGTCGCCAACTTCGAGCAGCAAACGATCGCCGCCATATGGATCATGCTTTCGACGTTGTGCCGGGTGGGCGAACTGATTCAGGCGCGCTGGGAGGATATCGACCTCGAGGGCGGCACCTGGCGCATCCCGGCCGGAAATTCGAAGAACGCCAAGGAACACATCGTCTACCTATCGACCTACTCCCGGTACTGGTTCACGGTGCTGCACGCGCGCACCAACTGGAGCGGCTGGTGCCTACCCTCGAGTTTGAAGGACAACGCGCATGTGTGTTCGAAATCCATTACCAAGCAGTTACGTGACCGGATGCGCGACGTGGCCATGTCCAATCGCACCAAGGCCACAGGTGCTCTGATCCTATCGAGTGGCCCCTGGACGGCCCACGACCTGCGCCGCACCGGCGCGACACTCATGGGCGAGCTCGGCGTGCTGTCTGAAATCATTGAGCGCTGCCTCAACCATGTGGAGCCTAGCAAGATCAAACGCACGTACCAACGGCACGAATACACCGCAGAGAAGCGCGACGCCTGGCGACGGCTCGGGGATTACCTGGATGAGCTGCTGAATGGCAACGCGCGAAAGGTGGTGAGTATCGCCGAGGCAAAATGA
- a CDS encoding SGNH/GDSL hydrolase family protein yields MTNSKLPLQFIQSRVSQLAVELKDVFGDRVLNADPYEPWRAFLLPDRRKQVSPRFWCEYRFPPPELPRKSSAYALDDLREAIWAYCAGLECLREFQPEIYEVFLDSLSEWNRWKRRLADHCAANASRSGLRRSDNELKTRIKQLFEEGRTSKEIASDVGLGIRAIQKRLKKYSEPS; encoded by the coding sequence ATGACAAACTCAAAGCTGCCGCTGCAGTTCATTCAGTCCCGCGTTTCTCAACTCGCCGTCGAACTGAAAGACGTGTTCGGAGATCGCGTCCTCAATGCCGATCCCTATGAGCCTTGGCGAGCCTTCCTATTGCCTGATAGACGCAAGCAGGTATCCCCTCGCTTCTGGTGCGAATATCGATTCCCCCCACCCGAGCTCCCCAGAAAAAGTAGCGCATACGCCTTGGACGACTTGAGAGAGGCGATTTGGGCGTACTGCGCAGGCCTCGAGTGCTTGCGGGAGTTTCAACCAGAAATTTACGAGGTATTCCTAGATTCGTTATCCGAGTGGAACAGGTGGAAACGAAGACTCGCGGATCATTGCGCTGCCAACGCATCTCGTAGCGGCCTGCGCCGATCCGACAACGAACTAAAAACTCGCATAAAACAGCTCTTTGAAGAAGGGCGCACCAGCAAAGAAATCGCAAGCGACGTGGGGCTAGGGATTAGAGCGATTCAAAAGCGCCTAAAAAAATACAGCGAACCTTCATAG
- a CDS encoding DnaB-like helicase N-terminal domain-containing protein — protein sequence MRVTPHSIEAEQAVLGGLMLDNSTWHQVAERIYEEDFYRFDHRLIFRVAKRLASQNQPLDVITLSEALERTGDLEQTGGLAYLGVLARDTPSAANIQAYAEIVRDRARLRSLIAAATHIADSAFNPNGRDSTEILDEAQRAVTAVAIRYANTSSAVILLRGDQLEISAIQWLWVGWIARGKLHLLVGAPSTGKTTLLMALAAIVSHAGMWPDGTTAPGGHVVILSFEDDPHDTLVPRLKAAGADMSKIVIVGDVREEDGDRCFDAARDIPILAAALASMPEPPAMLIIDPIVNLVARDSNASSDVRRSLAPLVDLGHRIGCAVIGISHFTKGTTGRDPVERVTGSIAFGALARVVLTTVRRPDDHPEGPARVVVRAKSNIGPDGGGWSYEIEPIELDDHPGLFATRAKLGDAIEGTARTLLTEAETVAEEDMSRSSALDAAADWLKRFLAGGGESAGKCLTEAAKENISERTLHRARRELGIESTVSGFGREKTSVWSLPAGTFNSANSAASLPVQNSAAGMAGLAEMDYGAGYRGGSVGSSAIPANTAKPSNSGINDDGEVAI from the coding sequence GTGCGCGTTACACCTCACTCTATCGAGGCCGAGCAAGCAGTGCTCGGAGGCCTCATGCTGGACAATTCGACCTGGCACCAGGTCGCAGAGCGGATATATGAGGAAGATTTCTACCGCTTCGATCACCGTCTGATCTTCCGGGTGGCCAAACGCCTGGCTTCGCAGAATCAACCCCTTGATGTAATCACACTGTCAGAAGCTCTAGAGCGCACGGGCGATCTCGAACAGACGGGTGGACTAGCCTATCTAGGCGTTCTGGCACGTGACACGCCCAGTGCGGCCAATATTCAAGCCTATGCGGAGATTGTGCGGGACCGCGCGCGGTTGCGAAGCCTTATCGCCGCAGCCACCCATATCGCCGATAGCGCGTTCAATCCTAACGGCCGTGACTCGACCGAGATCCTCGACGAAGCACAGCGTGCCGTGACGGCCGTGGCTATTCGGTACGCCAACACATCTTCTGCGGTCATTCTTCTGCGCGGTGACCAATTAGAAATATCCGCAATTCAATGGTTATGGGTGGGATGGATCGCTCGCGGCAAACTTCACCTTCTTGTCGGTGCACCCAGCACTGGGAAAACCACCTTACTGATGGCATTGGCCGCGATTGTAAGCCACGCCGGCATGTGGCCTGACGGCACGACTGCCCCCGGTGGTCATGTAGTAATTCTGAGTTTCGAGGATGACCCACACGACACCCTCGTGCCAAGGCTGAAGGCCGCTGGCGCAGATATGAGCAAGATAGTCATCGTCGGTGATGTGCGTGAGGAAGATGGCGATCGCTGTTTCGACGCCGCGCGCGATATTCCGATTTTGGCAGCGGCTCTGGCCAGCATGCCGGAGCCGCCTGCGATGCTCATCATTGATCCGATCGTGAATCTAGTTGCCCGCGACTCAAATGCGAGCTCGGACGTACGACGCTCCTTGGCGCCATTGGTCGACCTCGGGCATCGAATCGGTTGTGCGGTGATCGGCATCTCGCACTTCACCAAAGGCACAACCGGCCGTGATCCTGTTGAGCGCGTCACTGGTTCAATTGCGTTTGGTGCCCTAGCCCGGGTGGTTCTAACCACGGTCCGCCGGCCAGATGACCATCCGGAAGGCCCCGCACGCGTGGTGGTACGCGCGAAATCAAACATAGGACCGGATGGCGGCGGGTGGAGCTATGAGATTGAACCCATCGAACTTGATGACCACCCTGGCCTGTTCGCGACTCGAGCCAAGCTAGGCGACGCGATTGAGGGAACAGCTCGGACACTCCTCACTGAGGCAGAAACCGTAGCCGAGGAAGATATGTCGCGCTCCTCGGCACTCGATGCGGCCGCCGATTGGCTAAAGAGGTTCCTGGCAGGTGGTGGTGAGTCCGCAGGAAAATGCCTTACCGAAGCGGCCAAAGAGAATATTAGCGAGCGCACACTCCATCGCGCGCGTCGCGAACTCGGCATCGAGAGCACCGTCTCCGGATTCGGGCGCGAGAAGACCTCGGTATGGTCGCTGCCCGCCGGGACATTCAATAGTGCCAACAGTGCTGCATCTCTGCCCGTACAAAATAGCGCGGCAGGAATGGCGGGTTTGGCAGAAATGGACTATGGCGCGGGTTACAGAGGTGGTTCCGTGGGTAGTTCTGCCATTCCTGCCAACACTGCAAAACCCAGCAACTCGGGCATAAATGACGACGGCGAGGTGGCCATATGA
- a CDS encoding IS3 family transposase (programmed frameshift), producing the protein MNKLNKFSPEVRERAVRMVQEHRGEYPSLWAAVESIAPKIGCSANTLHEWVKRVEIDAGSRAGTTTAEAQHIKELEREIKELRRANDILRTASAFFGPSGARPQAEVLNAYIDEHRDAYGVEPICRVLQVAPSAYRRHAARQRNPELRSARAKRDEWLMPHIERVWQANMQVYGAEKVWKQMNREDIVVARCTVERLMRRLGLEGVRRGKIVRTTTPDTSVPCPLDRVNRQFQADRPNQLWVSDFTYVSTWQGWLYVAFVVDVFARRIVGWRVSTSMTTDFVLDALEQALYDRQPSSEDTLIHHSVRGSQYVSIRYSERLAEADIAPSVGSKGDSYDNALAETINGLYKAELIHRRGPWKTRESVELATLEWVSWFNHQRLMGPLGHIPPAEAEANYYEQLNRQTAVAA; encoded by the exons ATGAACAAGTTGAACAAATTTTCCCCTGAGGTCCGTGAGCGTGCGGTGCGAATGGTCCAGGAGCATCGCGGGGAGTATCCCTCGCTGTGGGCCGCGGTGGAGTCGATCGCCCCGAAGATCGGCTGTTCGGCCAACACCCTGCATGAATGGGTCAAGCGTGTAGAGATCGATGCCGGGTCGCGCGCGGGTACGACCACAGCCGAGGCACAGCACATCAAGGAGCTGGAGCGCGAGATCAAGGAGTTGCGGCGTGCCAATGACATCCTGCGCACGGCCAGCGCTTTTTTCG GCCCAAGCGGAGCTCGACCGCAAGCTGAAGTCCTGAACGCCTACATCGACGAGCATCGGGATGCCTATGGGGTCGAGCCGATCTGCCGCGTGTTGCAGGTCGCCCCATCGGCTTACCGGCGTCATGCGGCACGGCAGCGCAATCCGGAACTGCGCAGCGCCAGGGCCAAGCGCGATGAATGGCTGATGCCGCATATTGAGCGTGTCTGGCAGGCCAATATGCAGGTCTACGGTGCCGAGAAGGTCTGGAAGCAGATGAACCGCGAGGACATTGTCGTAGCGCGCTGTACCGTGGAGCGGCTCATGCGTCGCCTGGGCCTGGAGGGCGTACGTCGGGGCAAGATCGTTCGCACCACGACGCCTGACACATCGGTACCTTGCCCGCTGGACAGGGTCAATCGTCAGTTCCAGGCGGATCGCCCCAACCAGCTCTGGGTGTCGGACTTCACGTATGTCTCAACCTGGCAGGGCTGGCTCTACGTGGCCTTCGTCGTTGATGTGTTCGCCCGACGCATTGTGGGCTGGCGTGTCAGCACCAGCATGACCACGGACTTCGTACTCGACGCCCTGGAGCAGGCGCTGTACGACCGACAGCCCAGCTCGGAGGATACCCTGATCCACCACAGCGTCCGGGGCTCGCAGTATGTCTCCATCCGCTACAGTGAGCGGCTTGCCGAGGCAGACATCGCGCCGTCGGTTGGCAGCAAGGGCGACAGCTACGACAACGCCCTGGCCGAGACCATCAACGGACTGTATAAGGCCGAACTTATCCATCGTCGAGGGCCTTGGAAGACGCGGGAATCTGTGGAACTGGCGACCTTGGAATGGGTCTCGTGGTTTAACCATCAAAGATTGATGGGACCACTGGGTCATATACCTCCCGCAGAAGCTGAGGCAAACTATTACGAGCAACTCAACCGTCAAACAGCGGTAGCTGCTTAA